From the Lampris incognitus isolate fLamInc1 chromosome 10, fLamInc1.hap2, whole genome shotgun sequence genome, one window contains:
- the mpv17l gene encoding mpv17-like protein → MRRVVLKEAAKRFPWLANVTLYGCLFAGGDLVHQLLAQRERMDWKHTRNVAVVAISFHGNFNYFWLRALERRFPGKSAGMVFRKLLLDQSFASPLGTSVFYTGVSYLEGKDDIFEDWREKFFNTWKTGLMYWPFMQFLNFVLMPLYLRTAFMGCCAFLWATFLCFSRQNGDGTAAVALAFVMDPRKTLEAMREARLARKKQKAQREN, encoded by the exons ATGAGAAGGGTTGTTCTGAAAGAGGCCGCCAAAAGGTTCCCCTGGTTGGCCAATGTCACGTTGTACGGCTGCTTATTCGCCGGCGGCGACCTTGTCCATCAACTCCTTGCGCAGAGAGAGCGCATGGACTGGAAACACACGCGCAACGTGGCCGTAGTGGCCATCAGTTTCCATGGCAACTTTAACTACTTCTGGCTGCGGGCTCTGGAGCGGCGTTTCCCGGGAAAATCGGCCGGCATGGTTTTCCGAAAACTCTTGTTGGACCAAAGTTTTGCCTCGCCCTTGGGAACTAGTGTCTTCTACACTG GGGTGAGCTACCTGGAGGGTAAAGACGATATCTTTGAAGACTGGAGGGAGAAGTTCTTCAACACATGGAAG actGGACTCATGTATTGGCCTTTCATGCAG TTCTTGAACTTTGTTCTGATGCCGCTATACCTGCGCACGGCCTTCATGGGCTGCTGCGCCTTCCTCTGGGCCACCTTCCTGTGCTTCTCACGGCAGAACGGTGACGGCACTGCAGCGGTGGCCCTGGCCTTTGTCATGGACCCTCGCAAGACCCTAGAAGCCATGCGCGAGGCCCGGCTGGCCCGCAAGAAGCAAAAGGCCCAGAGGGAGAACTAA